One Nitrospirota bacterium DNA segment encodes these proteins:
- the hypD gene encoding hydrogenase formation protein HypD: MSITQDIIKHIHSLVPKDRKIKIMNVCGSHEHTIAFSGMRSLMPQNLELIPGPGCPVCVCPESDIINAVNLSKRDDVILVTYGDMLRVPSKIGSIRSMGKNYRMITSPFEAITIAKNHADKKIVFFSIGFETTTAPTAAILEMGIPDNLYILSSHRLTPAIMEILVKDADIGIDGFIAPGHVSAIVGSNAWNVFSSKYGIPTVVAGFEAENLLLGIADILRQLKDGVARTTNVYSSVVKPGGNTQAQRIMHKYFDVSSVNWRGIGYIPDSGLELKSAYSAKDARKVFELKEVKEAKIPGCICGDVILGKAYPSKCKLFKKACTPQSPTGPCMVSQEGSCNIWYRTS, encoded by the coding sequence ATAACTCAAGACATAATCAAACACATCCACTCACTCGTTCCCAAAGACCGCAAGATTAAGATAATGAATGTCTGCGGCTCGCATGAACACACCATAGCATTTTCAGGCATGAGGAGTTTGATGCCTCAAAACCTTGAACTTATTCCCGGCCCCGGTTGTCCTGTATGCGTCTGCCCTGAGAGCGATATTATCAATGCTGTAAACCTTTCAAAAAGAGATGATGTTATTCTCGTGACCTACGGCGACATGCTGAGGGTTCCGTCAAAGATCGGGTCGATAAGAAGCATGGGAAAGAACTACAGGATGATCACCTCGCCTTTTGAAGCTATTACTATCGCGAAGAATCATGCTGACAAAAAGATCGTCTTCTTCTCAATAGGCTTTGAGACGACAACCGCGCCGACTGCTGCGATACTTGAAATGGGCATACCTGATAACCTTTATATCTTAAGCTCACACAGGCTGACCCCTGCGATAATGGAGATACTTGTGAAAGATGCGGATATCGGCATAGACGGTTTCATCGCTCCGGGTCATGTCTCTGCCATAGTCGGTTCAAATGCGTGGAATGTATTTTCTTCAAAATATGGAATCCCTACGGTTGTAGCAGGCTTTGAAGCAGAGAACCTTTTGTTAGGCATTGCTGATATACTGAGACAGCTTAAAGACGGCGTTGCCAGGACAACTAATGTCTATAGCAGCGTTGTAAAGCCGGGAGGCAACACGCAGGCGCAGAGGATAATGCATAAATATTTCGATGTCTCAAGCGTGAACTGGAGGGGCATAGGTTACATTCCTGATTCAGGGCTTGAGTTGAAGAGTGCATATTCAGCAAAAGATGCGAGAAAGGTTTTTGAACTTAAAGAGGTCAAGGAAGCAAAGATACCGGGATGCATCTGCGGAGATGTGATACTCGGCAAAGCCTATCCTTCTAAATGTAAACTATTTAAAAAGGCATGCACTCCGCAAAGTCCTACAGGACCATGCATGGTGTCACAGGAAGGCTCATGCAATATCTGGTACAGGACGAGTTAG